A genomic segment from Leptolyngbya boryana PCC 6306 encodes:
- a CDS encoding AI-2E family transporter produces MNEPNRQSFWDNLTNTKLIRYVLLFALAWAVVQVLAYFETVIIIFVFAAIFAFLLNFPVRWASRIMPRGVATVLVFLLSLLLIGGIVVTLGIAAFSQAQQLVEQAPQLLNSVTELLGNLQSLLQRWNLNVDFSELEGQLRNGALSTLGLGFTTVQNVLANALDLIVIAVVAFFMLLDGKRLWDLILRIFPRGMRDRITIAVRKNFLGFFWGRFLLSVFFGISVYIVFILLGVPYALGLAAIAGVFDLIPGIGATLGITLISLIILPQGIGLALTVLVSCILLQQVEENILMPRIMQGSINMNPVVMFFALLVGARVAGLVGVFLSIPIAGVLISLFEVEEMQGKQD; encoded by the coding sequence ATGAATGAGCCAAATCGTCAATCCTTTTGGGACAATCTCACGAACACGAAGTTAATTCGCTATGTACTACTCTTTGCATTGGCATGGGCAGTGGTTCAAGTTCTCGCTTATTTTGAGACGGTTATTATTATTTTTGTATTTGCTGCTATTTTTGCGTTTCTGCTCAACTTTCCTGTGCGGTGGGCATCACGAATCATGCCAAGGGGAGTGGCAACCGTTCTGGTTTTCCTGCTTAGCTTGTTGCTCATTGGTGGGATTGTAGTAACATTGGGAATTGCTGCATTCTCGCAGGCACAACAGTTGGTTGAACAAGCACCCCAACTCTTGAATAGTGTGACCGAACTTCTGGGTAATCTGCAAAGCCTGCTGCAACGGTGGAATCTCAATGTAGATTTCAGTGAGTTAGAAGGACAATTACGAAATGGAGCACTCTCAACGTTAGGGCTAGGCTTTACAACTGTGCAGAATGTACTCGCCAATGCCCTCGATTTGATTGTGATTGCGGTGGTTGCATTCTTCATGCTCTTGGATGGCAAGCGCCTCTGGGACTTAATTCTCCGAATTTTTCCGAGAGGAATGCGCGATCGCATAACTATTGCTGTGCGAAAAAACTTTCTTGGTTTTTTCTGGGGACGGTTTTTACTGTCTGTCTTCTTTGGGATTTCGGTTTACATTGTGTTTATTTTACTAGGTGTGCCCTATGCTTTGGGATTAGCCGCGATCGCGGGAGTCTTCGATCTCATTCCGGGGATTGGCGCAACGCTTGGGATTACTTTAATTTCGCTGATTATTTTGCCTCAAGGAATTGGATTAGCACTCACGGTATTAGTTAGTTGCATTCTACTCCAGCAGGTCGAAGAGAACATATTGATGCCACGCATCATGCAGGGATCAATCAATATGAATCCTGTGGTGATGTTCTTTGCTCTATTAGTGGGTGCAAGAGTCGCAGGGTTAGTGGGTGTATTTTTATCGATTCCGATCGCGGGAGTGTTGATTAGCTTATTTGAAGTGGAAGAAATGCAGGGAAAGCAGGATTAG
- a CDS encoding beta-galactosidase, with amino-acid sequence MLSTRSSRSQRLTRRQFTTLSTMSFLSLMASGAGAVVAYPQLKHLMRMSHSFKLGTTFSQLQCEYLNLDYQETFRQICDLGFHRIRLCSYWNEVEPIENQYDFSVLDWLLEESDRRGLEVILTVGMKAPRWPEFHFPHWLEVQQDTRNTTQPIDDNREIAERTLRFVDRVIHHTRTAQSVRYWQVENEPFARMEITGDRFLSPEFMRQEVELVRSLALPQQKVVLTNAIGLPTYIEEDEQAFQNSLALADAIGINVYTRVPDGHDGYLEPGESYWEKLKDWQEVMRRNRIEAWIAEAQAEPWEPNQLVAMNDIHYPSASPERITELISMVKNLGYRTVMLWGCEYWYWHQRNGRNHWWQAIQNLVEV; translated from the coding sequence ATGCTGTCAACCCGATCTTCTCGCTCTCAGAGATTGACTCGTAGACAGTTTACAACGCTTTCTACGATGAGCTTTCTAAGCCTTATGGCATCTGGTGCAGGGGCTGTTGTGGCATACCCACAGCTTAAGCATCTCATGCGAATGAGCCATTCATTCAAATTAGGAACAACGTTCAGCCAGCTTCAGTGTGAGTATCTCAACCTAGACTATCAAGAAACATTCCGCCAGATCTGTGATCTGGGGTTCCACCGAATCCGCCTTTGTAGCTATTGGAATGAAGTCGAGCCGATCGAAAATCAGTATGACTTTAGCGTTCTCGATTGGCTTTTAGAAGAAAGCGATCGACGTGGGTTAGAAGTGATCCTGACAGTGGGTATGAAAGCCCCAAGATGGCCTGAATTCCATTTTCCACACTGGTTAGAAGTCCAGCAAGATACTCGAAATACAACCCAACCCATAGATGATAATCGGGAGATCGCAGAGCGCACTCTTCGCTTTGTCGATCGCGTCATCCATCATACTCGTACAGCTCAGAGTGTGCGCTATTGGCAAGTTGAAAATGAGCCGTTTGCGCGAATGGAGATTACAGGCGATCGCTTTCTCAGCCCTGAGTTTATGCGACAGGAGGTAGAGTTGGTGAGAAGTTTAGCTCTGCCTCAGCAAAAAGTGGTGCTAACCAATGCCATCGGTCTTCCGACCTACATTGAGGAAGATGAGCAGGCATTTCAAAATAGCTTAGCCTTAGCAGATGCGATCGGGATTAATGTATATACAAGAGTTCCCGATGGTCATGATGGCTACCTAGAACCAGGTGAATCCTATTGGGAGAAACTCAAAGACTGGCAGGAAGTGATGAGACGGAATCGCATAGAAGCATGGATTGCGGAAGCTCAAGCTGAACCTTGGGAACCGAATCAATTGGTTGCAATGAATGATATTCACTACCCTAGTGCATCTCCAGAGCGTATAACCGAACTTATCAGTATGGTGAAGAATCTTGGTTATCGCACAGTGATGCTTTGGGGCTGTGAGTATTGGTATTGGCATCAGCGAAACGGGCGAAATCATTGGTGGCAGGCTATTCAAAACCTTGTCGAGGTCTAG
- a CDS encoding phage holin family protein, translating to MGSILLTWLVTTVSFLMISRLPIGVEIDGFGKAALTAVVFGVLNAFLRPILLLFGLPLIIITFGLFVFVLNAIIFSIAAEIVEGFQLRYGFWSALLGSIALSIINSIFLSFI from the coding sequence ATGGGTAGCATTCTCTTGACTTGGCTTGTGACGACTGTGAGCTTTCTCATGATTTCCAGACTACCTATCGGTGTTGAGATTGATGGATTTGGAAAAGCTGCGCTCACGGCAGTTGTTTTCGGAGTGCTGAATGCGTTCCTACGACCCATCCTATTGCTCTTTGGACTCCCCCTAATTATTATTACGTTCGGGTTATTTGTATTTGTCCTGAATGCAATCATTTTTAGCATTGCGGCAGAGATCGTTGAGGGATTCCAATTGCGCTATGGTTTTTGGAGTGCTTTGCTTGGCTCGATTGCTTTATCAATCATCAATTCGATCTTTCTGTCTTTTATTTAG
- a CDS encoding superoxide dismutase — protein MRKFLQHPITLFLTLILGFFVACQPQASTQQTPAQSPTASPTVSTPVAYVDRPLTASPAQLPPLPYDAGALSKAIDAETMRIHHDRHHQTYVDNLNTALKDQPNLQNLSIEAMLRDLNAVPENIRNTIRNNAGGHLNHTIFWQIMSPDGGGQPTGAIAQAINQTFGNFESFRKQFNEAGGDRFGSGWVWLVRNAQGQLQIVSTANQDNPIMEGNYPIMGNDVWEHAYYLRYQNRRADYLNNWWNVVNWNEINRRFQAASQQQARS, from the coding sequence ATGCGAAAATTCCTACAGCATCCGATTACTTTATTTCTTACCTTGATTTTAGGTTTCTTTGTTGCGTGCCAGCCCCAAGCTTCCACTCAGCAAACTCCAGCCCAGAGTCCAACTGCGTCACCCACAGTTTCGACTCCAGTTGCCTATGTCGATCGTCCCTTAACTGCTTCTCCTGCTCAACTGCCACCCTTGCCCTATGATGCAGGTGCATTAAGTAAAGCGATCGACGCTGAAACGATGCGAATTCACCACGATCGACATCACCAAACCTATGTAGACAATCTCAATACTGCGCTCAAAGATCAGCCAAACTTGCAAAACCTGAGTATTGAAGCGATGCTGCGCGACCTTAATGCGGTTCCTGAAAATATTCGCAACACGATCCGCAACAACGCAGGAGGACATCTCAACCACACGATTTTCTGGCAGATCATGAGTCCAGACGGCGGCGGCCAACCCACAGGAGCGATCGCTCAAGCCATCAATCAAACCTTTGGGAATTTTGAAAGTTTTCGTAAACAGTTTAATGAAGCGGGGGGCGATCGCTTTGGAAGCGGTTGGGTTTGGCTGGTGCGGAATGCTCAAGGACAACTTCAAATCGTCTCAACCGCGAATCAAGATAATCCCATTATGGAAGGCAACTATCCCATCATGGGCAACGATGTTTGGGAACATGCTTACTATCTCCGCTACCAAAATCGCCGAGCCGACTATCTGAACAACTGGTGGAATGTCGTCAACTGGAACGAGATTAATCGCCGATTCCAAGCGGCTTCACAACAGCAGGCGAGGAGTTAA
- a CDS encoding ferredoxin reductase family protein, translating into MRSLLMHSPIVVALGWIIAFLFFTILPLFVLLIYSPPAGRGFWLDFSVALGFIGLALMALQFALTARINRIEASYGIDLILSFHRYTSFVAFVMVLVHPLILFWAQPNTIELLNFPVAPLRAQLAVLATLAFMTMIVTTIWRKPLKIPYEPWRLSHSILSVLAVGLGLGHALGVGNYLGLFWKSVLWSAIALVAIWLIVYIRLVKPWLMTKKPFLVEEVKPERGDVWTLALRPVGHDGFRFQPGQFAWITLNITPFSMREHPFSLSSSGEHPERLEFGIKAVGDFTSRIRDYQPGTKAYLDGPYGVFTTDRYEDAAGFVLIAGGIGITPMMSMLVTAAERGDDRPYTLIYANKTWDGITYREAIEELKTRLDLTIIHVLREPPEDWEGETGYVDQELLDRYIPKRRGTRHYFTCASPKMMDQVERALHELNVPVTNVHLEHYNLA; encoded by the coding sequence ATGCGAAGCTTATTGATGCACAGCCCGATCGTAGTTGCGCTCGGTTGGATCATTGCATTTCTGTTCTTTACGATTCTCCCTCTATTTGTTCTGCTCATCTATTCGCCGCCAGCGGGGCGAGGGTTTTGGCTTGACTTCTCGGTAGCGCTTGGCTTCATTGGCTTAGCACTGATGGCGCTACAATTTGCACTGACAGCCCGAATCAATCGAATTGAAGCCTCTTACGGGATTGATTTGATTTTGTCGTTTCATCGTTATACCTCGTTTGTTGCTTTTGTGATGGTGTTGGTGCATCCGCTGATTCTGTTTTGGGCGCAGCCGAATACCATTGAGTTGCTAAATTTTCCAGTAGCTCCGTTGCGGGCGCAACTGGCAGTCTTAGCAACTCTGGCATTTATGACGATGATTGTGACTACAATTTGGCGCAAGCCGCTCAAGATTCCCTATGAACCCTGGCGATTGTCTCATTCGATTTTGTCAGTGTTAGCGGTGGGATTAGGACTGGGACACGCCTTGGGGGTCGGGAACTATCTGGGATTGTTTTGGAAATCGGTCTTGTGGTCAGCGATCGCACTTGTCGCGATTTGGTTAATTGTTTACATTCGCCTGGTTAAACCCTGGTTGATGACGAAAAAACCGTTTCTTGTTGAAGAAGTCAAGCCAGAGCGCGGCGATGTTTGGACACTTGCCCTTCGCCCTGTGGGCCATGATGGTTTCCGGTTTCAGCCCGGTCAGTTTGCTTGGATTACCCTGAACATTACCCCGTTTAGTATGCGGGAACATCCCTTTTCGTTGTCGTCAAGTGGAGAACACCCGGAGCGATTAGAGTTTGGCATTAAAGCCGTGGGAGATTTTACCAGTCGCATCAGGGACTATCAACCCGGAACAAAAGCATATCTGGATGGTCCCTATGGTGTGTTTACAACGGATCGCTATGAAGATGCGGCTGGATTTGTGTTGATTGCTGGCGGCATTGGCATCACCCCGATGATGAGTATGTTGGTCACAGCAGCAGAGCGAGGAGACGATCGCCCCTATACCCTGATCTATGCCAATAAAACTTGGGATGGAATTACCTACCGTGAAGCGATCGAAGAACTCAAAACAAGATTAGATCTCACGATCATTCATGTGCTGCGTGAACCACCAGAAGATTGGGAAGGAGAGACCGGATATGTGGATCAAGAATTGCTCGATCGCTATATCCCCAAACGTCGAGGCACTCGGCACTATTTTACCTGTGCTTCTCCCAAAATGATGGATCAAGTAGAGCGTGCCCTGCACGAACTCAATGTTCCTGTGACCAATGTGCATTTAGAGCATTACAACCTAGCCTGA
- the rppA gene encoding two-component system response regulator RppA: MRILLVEDDPEQLEPLHTALSEVGHIVDAVQNGEIAQWILSQRHYDLLILDWMLPEVSGIDLCLGYRSAGKTSPVLILTAKDTTSDKITGLDAGADDYLVKPVDVFELLARVRALGRRSPLWQGETLQIEDLMLNLTTLSIERHDRAIQLSTREFQLLEYLMRHPRQVLSRDQLEHALWEWGDEPESNAITALVRRLRQRLESLEVADWIETVYGMGYRLSPKV; this comes from the coding sequence ATGCGAATTCTGCTCGTTGAAGATGATCCTGAACAACTCGAACCCCTCCATACCGCACTATCAGAGGTTGGGCATATTGTTGATGCGGTGCAGAACGGCGAAATCGCGCAGTGGATTTTGTCGCAGCGTCACTATGATCTGCTCATTCTGGATTGGATGCTGCCCGAGGTGAGTGGAATTGATCTCTGTCTGGGCTACCGCAGTGCTGGAAAAACTTCACCTGTGCTCATCCTCACGGCAAAAGACACGACGAGCGATAAAATTACTGGCTTAGATGCGGGAGCCGATGATTATCTCGTTAAGCCTGTTGATGTGTTTGAATTGCTAGCACGAGTTCGGGCATTGGGCAGACGCTCTCCACTGTGGCAAGGGGAAACGCTTCAAATCGAAGACCTCATGCTTAACTTAACCACGCTCTCCATAGAACGTCACGATCGCGCTATTCAACTTTCAACCCGAGAATTTCAACTGCTAGAATATCTCATGCGTCATCCGCGTCAAGTTCTGAGTCGAGATCAGTTAGAGCACGCGTTATGGGAGTGGGGTGATGAACCAGAGAGTAACGCAATCACTGCCCTTGTGCGGCGACTCCGGCAACGTTTAGAATCCCTTGAAGTTGCAGACTGGATTGAAACCGTTTATGGCATGGGCTATCGTCTGAGTCCGAAAGTATAG
- a CDS encoding sensor histidine kinase produces MFTRSRRNLSRWFMLSMGSILMVFAVTRYYLTAIERLKYLDQLLYKKAQVVAATVQYKQRDGHRQIDFRNVPFLGESPLPPGSDAVYARWYDPQGRLQQFFGIASPPAMLEDVPELHTLTIDAGLLSGADGVVQSADQLMLVRQITLPVQYRGQMLGYLQVAVPLAPLQRELQQDLLISLISIQIALIVIVVTAWALSGVAMQPIQESYDHLQKFTADASHELRTPLAAILSNAQVGLLAPMEKGESKHQRLEKIAATAKSMTVLISNLLFLARRSGRITDEALQPTDLGRVLQELIKESTIRTVAQRVQLSLDLPERAVTIHADPELLKQAIANLITNACKYTPADGTVNLRLFVQSRQAIVQVEDTGIGIPAEHLPHIFERFYRVDQDRSRDRGGTGLGLAIAQQIITAHGGTITARSSVGQGSVFQIVLPLQSSI; encoded by the coding sequence ATGTTCACGCGCAGCCGTCGGAATCTTTCTCGTTGGTTTATGCTTTCAATGGGAAGTATTCTGATGGTCTTTGCGGTTACTCGCTATTATCTGACTGCGATCGAGCGCTTGAAGTATCTCGATCAACTGCTGTATAAGAAGGCTCAGGTCGTTGCCGCGACAGTACAGTACAAGCAGCGAGACGGACACCGCCAAATTGACTTCAGAAATGTTCCGTTTCTAGGAGAGTCGCCGTTGCCCCCTGGAAGTGATGCCGTGTATGCACGATGGTATGACCCACAAGGACGATTACAGCAGTTTTTTGGAATTGCTTCGCCGCCTGCAATGTTAGAAGATGTTCCAGAGTTACACACGCTGACGATTGATGCGGGACTCTTGAGCGGTGCCGATGGCGTTGTGCAAAGCGCTGATCAACTGATGTTAGTACGGCAGATTACGCTGCCTGTGCAATATCGAGGGCAAATGCTAGGCTACTTGCAAGTTGCAGTTCCCCTTGCCCCCTTACAAAGAGAATTACAGCAAGATTTACTGATATCTTTGATCTCGATTCAAATTGCCCTGATTGTGATTGTGGTGACAGCATGGGCATTAAGCGGCGTGGCAATGCAACCAATTCAGGAGTCGTATGATCACTTGCAGAAATTTACAGCAGATGCGTCTCACGAACTCCGAACCCCGCTTGCCGCAATTTTAAGTAACGCTCAAGTTGGATTGCTTGCTCCAATGGAAAAGGGAGAAAGCAAGCATCAACGCCTCGAAAAAATTGCTGCGACTGCGAAATCAATGACGGTTTTAATTAGCAATCTGCTCTTTTTGGCAAGGCGTTCTGGTCGGATTACTGATGAAGCCCTACAACCGACAGATTTGGGTCGCGTCCTACAAGAACTGATCAAAGAATCGACGATTCGGACGGTTGCTCAGCGGGTTCAGTTGAGTCTAGACTTACCCGAACGCGCTGTCACGATTCATGCAGACCCAGAACTCCTAAAGCAAGCGATCGCGAATCTGATCACGAATGCCTGTAAGTATACGCCTGCGGATGGAACAGTGAATCTCAGGCTGTTTGTTCAGTCTCGTCAAGCGATCGTACAAGTAGAAGACACGGGCATTGGAATTCCAGCTGAGCACCTGCCGCATATTTTTGAGCGATTTTATCGGGTCGATCAGGATCGCTCTAGAGACCGAGGAGGAACAGGGTTAGGGCTTGCGATCGCCCAACAAATTATTACGGCACATGGCGGAACGATTACCGCTCGAAGTTCAGTTGGACAGGGTTCAGTATTCCAAATTGTGCTTCCGCTCCAGTCCTCTATCTAA
- a CDS encoding APC family permease codes for MTKLDTPYSLNSSASHADLKSPTLTLSDAIAIIVGIVIGAGIFETPALVAANSGNGFIVLLTWVIGGAVSFVGALCYAELATTYPHVGGNYEYLKRAFGQNVAFLFAWARMTVIQTGSIALLAFIFGDYASQLFSLGSGSSSIYAVGAIALLTSLNIIGIRQGKRIQNGLTVITILGLVTITILGLLLGRPSPQLAAPIVASSNWGSAMLFVLLSYGGWNEAAYISAEIQRPQRNIVRSLLWSIGIITALYVLINAAFLRGLGVSGMAQSQAIAADLMRQILGEPGAVLISALIAMTALGSLNASIFTGARTNYAFGQDVALFNFLGRWRSQAGTPMTGFLVQGAIALLLVFMGTFTRNGFEAMVDYTAPVFWFFFLLSGISLVLLRMKDPHRLRPFRVPFYPVTPLLFCAVCSYLLYSSLVYTGLGASVGIIVVALGIPFLYWSRIQHRRS; via the coding sequence GTGACTAAACTGGACACACCTTATTCCTTAAATTCATCTGCTAGTCATGCAGATTTAAAGTCACCTACCCTGACGCTCTCAGATGCGATCGCCATTATTGTTGGTATTGTGATTGGAGCAGGCATCTTTGAGACTCCTGCGCTCGTTGCTGCAAATAGCGGTAACGGTTTTATTGTCTTACTGACTTGGGTAATTGGGGGGGCTGTCTCCTTTGTTGGAGCGTTGTGCTATGCCGAACTAGCTACAACCTATCCGCACGTTGGAGGAAACTATGAGTACCTGAAACGGGCATTTGGTCAGAATGTCGCATTTCTGTTTGCTTGGGCACGCATGACTGTCATTCAAACCGGATCAATTGCTTTACTCGCCTTTATCTTTGGTGACTATGCGTCTCAACTCTTTAGTTTAGGATCAGGGTCATCTTCAATTTATGCTGTCGGTGCGATCGCACTTCTCACCAGCCTTAATATCATTGGCATTCGACAAGGGAAACGGATTCAGAATGGGCTGACTGTGATCACGATTCTAGGATTAGTAACGATTACTATTTTAGGATTATTGCTGGGTCGCCCCTCACCTCAGTTAGCAGCACCGATCGTTGCTTCGAGTAACTGGGGATCAGCAATGCTGTTTGTCCTATTGTCCTATGGGGGTTGGAATGAAGCCGCTTATATCTCTGCGGAAATTCAAAGACCTCAGCGGAATATTGTGCGATCGCTGCTCTGGAGCATTGGCATTATCACTGCTTTGTACGTGTTGATTAATGCGGCATTTTTGCGCGGATTGGGTGTGTCGGGAATGGCACAATCTCAAGCGATCGCAGCCGATTTGATGCGACAAATCTTGGGGGAGCCAGGAGCCGTTTTGATCAGTGCGCTGATTGCGATGACTGCGTTAGGCTCGTTGAATGCTTCAATTTTTACGGGAGCGAGAACGAACTATGCTTTCGGGCAAGATGTCGCTTTGTTCAACTTTCTAGGACGCTGGCGGTCTCAGGCAGGAACTCCCATGACCGGGTTTTTAGTTCAGGGTGCGATCGCGCTGCTGCTTGTCTTCATGGGAACCTTCACTCGCAACGGATTTGAAGCGATGGTCGATTACACTGCTCCGGTGTTTTGGTTCTTCTTTCTCCTGAGTGGGATTTCCTTAGTTCTGCTCAGAATGAAAGATCCGCATCGTCTTCGGCCGTTTCGCGTGCCATTCTACCCAGTGACACCCCTGTTATTTTGTGCCGTCTGTAGCTATCTACTGTACTCCAGCCTCGTTTATACAGGCTTAGGTGCGAGCGTTGGCATCATTGTTGTGGCTCTGGGTATTCCGTTTTTGTATTGGTCTCGGATTCAACATCGTCGTTCATAA
- a CDS encoding SAM-dependent methyltransferase, which translates to MQFKRLFAGLVIGLSVVGVGVGCTQQRDFQADAQTNPATTQPPQSPAPARSPDVPYVPTPQAVVDRMLQIANVNSNDVVYDLGSGDGRIPITAVRQFNVKRAIGVDINPQRVQEANQNAQQANVTDRVEFREQDLFETDFREATVVTLYLLPEVNLRLRPKLLSELKPGTRIVSHAFDMGDWKPERVENVDGRVIYYWTVPENVPANLKQ; encoded by the coding sequence ATGCAATTCAAACGTTTGTTTGCTGGATTGGTCATTGGGCTGAGTGTTGTGGGAGTGGGTGTAGGATGCACTCAACAGCGCGATTTTCAAGCCGATGCTCAAACGAATCCTGCTACGACTCAACCACCCCAATCACCAGCTCCAGCCCGCTCTCCAGATGTTCCTTATGTCCCGACTCCTCAAGCTGTGGTCGATCGGATGCTACAAATCGCAAATGTGAACAGCAACGATGTGGTGTATGACTTGGGAAGTGGAGATGGTCGGATTCCGATTACTGCCGTTCGGCAATTTAATGTAAAACGAGCGATCGGAGTCGATATCAATCCTCAACGGGTACAAGAAGCCAACCAAAATGCTCAACAAGCAAACGTCACCGATCGCGTAGAGTTTCGAGAGCAAGATTTATTCGAGACAGATTTTCGAGAAGCGACTGTTGTCACCCTTTACTTACTTCCTGAAGTCAATTTACGGTTACGCCCGAAATTGCTCAGTGAACTCAAACCTGGTACTCGCATTGTTTCTCACGCTTTTGACATGGGCGATTGGAAACCGGAACGTGTTGAAAATGTCGATGGGCGAGTGATCTATTACTGGACAGTTCCAGAAAATGTTCCCGCCAATCTTAAACAATAA
- a CDS encoding fasciclin domain-containing protein has product MRQQLKKTIAATALGAILMPIVAACGGQPTAEAPTQPAPEATTAPVAPAPGTQGSPAPGTQANAGNVTDLIGSNPSLSTLSSVINEADLSNTLGEGGPYTVFAPSDQAFAALPAETRERLLREENRQLLRQILTYHVVPGSLTANQLQPGQVQTQAGNSVNVQVDGQQVRVNEARVIQPDLQASNGVVHIVDRIILPPNVNL; this is encoded by the coding sequence ATGAGACAACAACTGAAAAAAACAATTGCTGCAACTGCTTTAGGTGCGATTCTGATGCCGATCGTTGCTGCTTGTGGGGGACAACCCACCGCAGAAGCACCCACGCAACCTGCTCCCGAAGCGACGACTGCTCCGGTTGCTCCGGCTCCGGGTACTCAAGGTTCCCCGGCTCCAGGCACACAAGCAAACGCTGGCAATGTAACGGATCTGATTGGGAGCAACCCTTCGCTCAGCACACTTTCTTCTGTAATCAATGAAGCAGATTTGAGCAATACATTAGGAGAAGGTGGACCTTACACCGTATTTGCACCCTCGGATCAAGCATTTGCAGCTCTCCCTGCTGAAACTCGTGAGCGTCTGCTTCGAGAGGAGAATCGACAGTTACTTCGCCAAATTCTGACTTACCACGTGGTTCCGGGCAGCTTAACCGCGAATCAATTGCAGCCAGGTCAAGTTCAAACGCAAGCCGGGAACTCAGTCAACGTGCAAGTGGATGGACAGCAGGTTCGGGTGAATGAAGCGCGAGTTATCCAACCGGATTTACAAGCATCAAACGGCGTGGTGCATATTGTCGATCGCATTATCTTACCGCCCAATGTCAATCTGTAA
- a CDS encoding glucose 1-dehydrogenase gives MKGLAGKNALITGASSGIGQAIAIRLAQEGCNIAINYRKTVEEAETTEEIALQKACGQVNDCGVKSLLVQGDVSKEEDILNMINTTIDQFGSLDILINNAGVQTESPSHEIEVDEFDRILSINLRGAFLCAREAIKHFIARNQPGTIINISSVHEVIPRPSYLTYSMSKGGMGNLTKTLALEYADRGIRVNAIAPGATITPINEAWTEDSEQKAIVESHIPMGRAGTSEEMAAAVAFLASSEAAYITGQTLFIDGGLTLYADFRESWSA, from the coding sequence ATGAAAGGATTAGCTGGAAAGAATGCGCTCATTACAGGAGCAAGTTCCGGGATTGGACAAGCGATTGCAATTCGTCTCGCTCAGGAAGGCTGCAACATTGCGATTAACTATCGCAAGACGGTTGAGGAAGCTGAAACGACCGAGGAGATTGCACTGCAAAAAGCTTGTGGTCAAGTAAATGATTGTGGAGTCAAATCACTTTTGGTTCAAGGGGATGTGTCCAAAGAGGAAGACATTCTCAACATGATCAACACGACCATTGATCAATTTGGCAGCTTGGATATTTTGATCAACAATGCCGGGGTGCAAACAGAGTCTCCCTCTCACGAAATTGAGGTCGATGAGTTCGATCGCATTCTATCGATTAACTTGCGGGGTGCATTTTTATGTGCGCGAGAAGCGATTAAGCATTTCATTGCTCGCAACCAACCTGGCACGATTATCAATATCTCTAGCGTTCATGAAGTCATTCCTCGACCGTCGTATTTAACTTACTCGATGAGTAAAGGCGGCATGGGAAACCTGACGAAAACCTTAGCGCTGGAATATGCCGATCGCGGAATTCGAGTCAATGCGATCGCGCCTGGGGCAACGATTACTCCAATCAATGAAGCTTGGACAGAGGATTCAGAGCAAAAAGCGATCGTGGAAAGCCACATTCCAATGGGTCGCGCCGGAACCTCTGAGGAAATGGCTGCTGCGGTTGCCTTTCTCGCTTCTTCAGAAGCAGCTTACATCACGGGGCAAACCTTGTTTATTGATGGTGGACTCACGCTCTATGCCGATTTTCGAGAATCGTGGTCTGCCTAA